DNA from Vitis vinifera cultivar Pinot Noir 40024 chromosome 19, ASM3070453v1:
GGAAAACACAGACACAGTTGTCCATGAATGGCATGGATATCAGGTGTCTAAACCtcagaaagaaaaggaaaaaacaaaaaaaaaaaacaaaaacccaaaagTACTAAGTTACAGACaagtaaatgaaaataatgaggTTGATGTATGAAGAAGCCATCAAAATGCTCAATTTCAGTTTTGGAGAGATATTAACCTAATTGATATGTAACTCCTGGCCACATGATATATCTTTTTTCTGTCATGATAAGTGCTGAAAAAGAGAATCATGTATTGAATGACCATGTGTTTCAAATTGGACTACTTGGCCTATTGGTCACCTGAGGAACCTATCAAGTGATTGGTCCAAGGAATAATTGATATATCTGGGCTGCATGGCATCCAATCTGCTATAACTCTACTTgctgataataattttttatcaatgaGACATAGAGTAAGAAAATGTATTTCACTTGTATGACAGGCCAACATTATATCAGTTGGTGAATACTATTGCATTGCACAATTAAAAGCCTCAATTGTTCTGCTGCATTTTTCCTCTATTGCTGTTTATATTCTTACTAATTAAAAGTTGGTTCAACAAAGTTCCATGTTAATATCAAGGGTTTATTTCTGTGAGTTTAAACATTATCTAACATGTAAGGAGGTTGTTTCACCTCCAAAATGCATCAATGATTATTTATTCTATGGGGTCTAGCTCCCAATGAAGTGTCCGTTACCTCGTTGCTGTTCTTTTTGCAGGTTTTCACTTTGATACAGAAGATGGTGATAAAGTCCTTCCAGGCTTCCTTGACTCAATAATTGGCATTCGACAAGGTGAAACAAAGTCCTTTCCACTAGTATTTCCTGAATCATGGAGACAAGAAAATCTCCGTGGTGTTCATGCTCAGTTTACTGTGAGTTCCTTTTGGCTATATTTTGTCTATATTTCTATGTACAACTAGGCATTTTAGTTTGTGAAATTGCGGCAAAGTATTTTCTTGCATCGAGCTGTTATTTTTCCTTGAATTGCTGAGTTTCAGGAAAATGTGTGTTTCAAGCAGTTAATTTTTTCTATCCTACTTTTCCCAATTATGGATGAGCCACATACCCAAATTATTAGGTACAGTTTtgcaaattaatgatttttttttttccaaaattggTAAATTTCATTAAGAAAAGGCTGAAAATAGGTAAGTTCTAAGGCTTTGTTTGGGATGCAGTATTGCTAAAAGCTCTTTTTGAAGCCCAATAAGAGCTTCTAGATATGTTGAGATGATTTCACGGAAAGGGCTTTTGGCTTGGAAAGAGTTCAATATGGTAGTTAGAGCAATGTTGCTTATTGGAAAcgcttttttttataaaaaaaacttgtgTAGAAAGCAGCATACCAAAATGACTCCTTTGAAATTATTGCTTTCATTTCTACTCCAACttttaattaagttaaaaacaaGAAGCTATCCCAAAAGGAGGCCTAAGTATTTCAACTTTGGCTTTGAGCTTTGATTCAAGACGTGATACAAATCCAAATTTACTTCATTTTCAATTGAagtcaaaattttgaaaccaCGATGTTAACTATCACAGGGACATATATTatgcataaaaaatattgagataaaactgttattttcttttctttttttaggttGAATGCAAGGAATTATTTTATAGAGAGTTACCTGAATTAAACGACTCCCTTGCTGAGAAGCTTCTTCCTGGATGCACCACCTTGGAGCAGGTAACCCTGTACACTCTCACACGGTCTTCTTATACATTTCTGGTTTAAATTTCATATCGGCTTTGACCCTGCAATGAAAACTTCTGCTGTGTGAATCTGCAGGTCAAGGAATCATTGTTGCAAAGATGCCTAGAGGTGGAGCAAACAGCTAAAGAACAAGCAACAGATAACGCAATTCTAGACCAGCTTCACAAGGTAATCTTTTTTGTTCTGAAAGAGAGGCACTCAGATTTGATATATCTCATGGGTTTCAGTTAGTTTTTCCCCCTTAATAAAGCTTTATGCCACTTTTTCCCTCTTCTCAGTTGGTTATGGAGAAATTTTATTTGCGAGGGTTTATTATTTCCTGATAAAACCCAAGAATTTGTAAAGAATAACTCAATTTGACATTCATGATTGACAAATATAATGTTCCTTTGTGTGCTAAGAAAATGCTAGAAACCATTGCATGAAATTCATTTGACACTGTTTTGTTTCTTTCCATATATGTGTGGCATAGAGATGTACCTGGTTCCTTGTCCATAGACTCTTTATGGATCGCATTTGGAAGATTTATCTGGATGATATCCTCCCCATATTTGTGtataatattttctcttttacatcatcatgatggttttttttttttttttggtcattttcAGATGATTGAAGTAGATATTCCTCAATCCTTGTTTGAGGAACAGGGCAGGCAGCTCTATGGAGCCCAGCTTTTACAGATACAGGTGGGCTCTTATAAAATTACAGTTTCCTTAAGGAGAACAAATTTGCCAGCCATCGCTAATCTCCAATAGTATAGATTTCGGGCTAGTTATTTTTGTCATGAGCTCGTTTCGGTAGCTCATGGTCCAAAAAATCCACAATGTCTCCCAGAAATCAACATTATCTATACGGATTTATGACTGTTTCTGTGTGACACAGGCAAATATGAAGCTTAATGAACAGCAGTTGGCATCTCTATCAAGTCCGAAGGCCGTGAATGAATACCTGGAAAGCCAGAAGGAGAATATAACAAGTGTGATCAAACAGAATCTAGCAGTGGGAGACATATTTAGACGTGAAAATTTGCAGGTCAGCTTTCCTTTGTAAATATACCCACTAGTCTCTGCTCAATGCTCATCAGTGGGCTGCTTCATATTGTGTTGTTTCCATTTAAGATGAACAGGATCTCATTTACAAGTTACCCATATACAAACAATGAAGGATATGTTTGCTCTGTGTTGCAGTTTCCAACAGAGGAGCTTGTCAAAGAGGTGGAGAACTCCATTTCAGAATTCAAACGTCATAAACAAGAATACGATGAAGAGCGTATTAGAGAACAGGTTCGTCTGTTCTACCCTGTTAAAGTTTGGGCATGCTGTTGTCATTTCTCATTTGGGTTATTGGCTTATTCCTAGCTGTAAGAAACTGATCAtcattgaacaaaaaggaatggaaagcatgtataacttttttctttttcttccacaTTGTATAGGTTCAAGAGGTGCTGGAAGGGGCAAAGGTCCTTGAATGGTTAAAAGAACATGCAGAGATTGAGTACAAAACCAGGTGAAAGAAAGCTGGGTTTGAAGATCAGGGAGAATGCaatgattttatttgaatttaaaaaataacaattttggaaattttgtcATCCCAGTCTAATGTTGTAAATACCATCGGACTTGTAGTCTTCACCATTGTAAAAGATACTCTTAGATCATATATGTTCTGATTTTTCCATGAGCTCTTGAAGAGCACTtgggttttaaatttaaatgcttaaaacatataaaacaaaagcTGTAGCGCCTGCCTTCCGAAAAGATTGAACCTTGGACCTCACCTGGTTAGGAGCCatgaaataagaaaaactaAGTTTTCTACCATATGTTAAACGGGTTTGGTTCAACCATTTagtaaacataaaaaatggattGTCACTATACATTTCAAATGGGTTGCTCTTGGGAAGACAATACCAGATGCACGGGATGCTGGATGATTACATTACATAAGAGGACATGCTGCTAGAAGAAAGCCCTAATTGCCTCTCCTGGAATATCTGCCCAAGCTTCATGTACAGTGCGTGCTGCTCCTCGAAAGTAAGGTTCCTTAATATCTACACCACAAAAATCACATGTTTAGGGACATGAAATGACAAACATTTGTTCCCTTCACTTATTGGAGGGTTCAAGACCACAAGACCACAAAAAAGACTGTTCAATTATGTTTTTCTAGGCATCCAAAATGTGCATCCTGTTATCCTCAGCATTCCAAATGactaaatttcaatttcttggCAACTCCTTGGAAGCTGCTGGAGTTGGCTTTCTATGGAAAAGAAGAATAGTCATCCATCTGGCTTTGAGATATTTTACAACCAGATCAGATTATGAATCCTGTATCTGTTGATACAAGGCAGTTGGTCACAAAGTGGGCTTCAATAACCTTGGTGAGACCAACTGGCATATAGGAAAACCCTACCCCTTGTTTATGGGATTAGACCCATGTAGGTGATAGCAATTTTCTTGTTCCCTGTGGTTACAGGTGGCCCCTATAGTTATCAACAATGCAAAATTTACCTGGTTCAAAATCATCTCAACCGAATAGCTTTGAGGAACAACAAATGACTGGTGGTAGATGTAAGCAAACACGGCCATCACCATCTGCAGAAATACATAGCCTTATGCTCACATACGTGTAAATCAACTAGCATTATATGCACAATAAATATAGAATTTAGATTTCTTAGTGAAAAGGCAATCTAGATCTGACATGCGGCCAGAGTGAAGGTGTTATGGTGGCAGAGAAGGGCTAAAATAGACAGCACAGAAAATAGTGAGGAGAGAGATGACAGCCAATGATTTGAAGAAAACATGAGCTTTCAATGCATCAGAATGGCAAAACAGGATCCATCTAGCCAATCCCAAATTATTTGGGTAAGGCAGTAAGCTGCATCTAGCTGGCCATTTTCAGCTAAAATATGCTAATGCACAAGTGTTTTTGTCTTGTCTCATGCCTATACCTTTATAATGCAGCATTCAAACGCTATAATGCTAATGACATATGCACAGCCAGCATCGGTTATAGCATTTTCCCTTCAAGGCAAACAGTGCCTTAGTGTGTAACCAAACCCACCCCCTATTTGAATAAGGCTGGAAAGAATGTCCGCCAAGTTCTGATAAGGGAATGCTTCCCCCAACCAATAAAGgaaaggttatatatatatattcttataagGCTGCACAAAACAAGGATTCAGAAAATACATCTCAGAGGCaacataaactaaaaataaaatcaggTCATGCCTGCAAACTATATTTCTCAGTTAATGACGTGGTTTTTTGTGGGAATGTCAAGAATAACATTAaacaatgatgataaaaaaacatgattACTATGAATAAATCAGtataaaattttctatcttACCTGACAATCCATTCTGTCTGTAATTCCACCATGTCCAGGAATACTATCTCCAAAATCCTGTAAAAATTCAGAGaaatccttatttttaatttattgttgtgAGGTGGAGATAGGGAGCTCATTTCACATTAGTATAACTTTAAGCAACTGTGTTTAAAACAAGGGTGGACCTTGATTTTGAAAGCTCTCTTGAAACCACTAGCAAAAAAGCCACCAAAGGGTGCTATAATTGATGCAAACAAACCCAAGCATAAAGCATGCCACTGCACCGGCAAAACTGAAATCTCTTTCCAAGGAAACTGCAAGTTATCACCAAACATAGTTAATTTTCTGATAAACACCATGCATAAATTAAAGGTTAAAAAGAGGGAGTGAAACCTACCTGCATATTTACACAAGTTACACTAATAGAGAAACAAATAGAAGAGAGGGACAACCAAAAGGGCCCCAAACTTCATACCTTGCATGCACTATGCAAGCAGCCAAATTCATATAATAGTTTTAGGTATTCATGAGACAAAAAggctacataaaaaaaaataaaaaataaaaagtacagAATTTTAGGCACCAAGAGGAATTCAAATAGCAACTCTATATAAAAAGACCATGTGACCCAAAATATGGATTCTGGACAGAGTCACAGTGTTACTAATTTACCATCTAATATTCAAATAAACATTGTGTATTGCAAACAGAGTAAGAcagcttaaaattatttttctcccttGCTCACTCATTTCAGTTAAAGAGTATaagcaaaaattttagtttaaaaatctCTAGATAACTGACTCACCCATTGTGGAACCCATTCTAGTAAAGGATAATGCTCTGGCTTAAAAAGTGGGTCAGGATCACATCGAAGCCAACCAGTTGATAAATCCTGCATCCATTTCCACCATAAGAGCATTGTTTGAAATAGTACAGGCATATTTCTTCAAACATGATGAATTTACCCTGTCAAAAGAATTACCTTCCTCGGACATGTCAGCCACGGGAAATGGCCCAGAATGTTTGCGAGCTGCATACAAATATACAAGTATCATGTTGATGGATTCCCAATCTCATAAAACCAATATCCGCCAAGCTAAAAAAGAATCCTAAAAACTCATCCTAGATCCACACTAGTTGATCTATGTACTTCCAGTACCAATCAAATATACCCAAAGAATGCATTATGAGTGATTGCAAAAACACCAAGCATTATGAGtgatttaaacacaaaaataacaaaaaatttaacaaaatccagataaaacaaaatcatagGGCTCTAGCATACAAGGCTATCAATAAAGGAACAAAATCCTCTGTGCAGAACAGAGGAGAATCCCAAGCGCATGCTGCTATTCCCTAATATAAGTTCATCTGCTTGAAAATAACAGTAAAGTCAGGCCACAGGAATTCCTAAACAATTGACTGAGGGAGAGGAAAACATATTTTACCTTCTAAAATCAATAGGAAATTCCAACATAAAAGCATGAAATTAGGATATATTAAGGCAAAATATGAATGCAATAGAAGTATGAAATCGGGACATACTAAGGCAAAAAGGGAATGCAATTGTGAAAATGAATATTCTGCTAATGATTTGGCAATCATCAGAACACATTCATTATCATACCACCAATAATATTTTagggaaaaagaaggaaagatatAATTCCTCCTCATTAACCGATCAGTAATTATTATACAGAGTCTACAGCATGACACTACAGAATGTACAGATTCAACAAATTACTCTTTGTGATTACATAAGTACTTGGGAAGGTGAAATCAGTATAATAACTTcatatgataaaagaaaaaccaaaaccaaactGCCCAAGTAATGCTTCCTCAAGATTGCTAACTCAGCTGCCCCCTTCCCCCagtaaaaaatgataattaaataaataaataaaaggaagcGGGGGCCTGGAAGGAGGAGCAGAAGGAGAAGCTCAAATATCGACTTCAAAGGAGTCAGTGAACAATACTCACCACAAATGCTGAGATCACAGTTGCAACTGATCCTCCAATAAAACCTTCCCATGTTTTCTTTGGAGAGAGTTTGATCAAAGGCGTTTTTCCAAAGAAGAAACCAAAGAAATATGCAGCAATGTCATTAATAACAATAAGTGATGCCGGGAGAAGGAACCTGCATCAATATCCAACCATGTTAGATCCAACAACAAAAACagttgccaaaaaaaaaaactcaataatGCAATATTAATAGGAAGTGAGAAACAACTCATACTTAAAGTTAATTCAATTAGATTGAGAGAGGATGTGGGAGGTTCCATTTCCCACGAGGAGGAAATTGTGAcccatccaaaaaaaaaaaaccttaatgcAATTAATCTCaagcaaaattttcaaactgtTCTACTgatcaaaaagaaaaactgaGATCTTGAATTCAAATTATGCCATTTgaatttttatacaaatataatgagttttaggatagaacccttaatgcatgacatgatgtaatggatttaaaattaattattcatttaatgatatttcaatttcacttttatctattcttattccatgcattatacttttttcttttataagtaaatgaaaagggaaaatgtaaatattccatgcattatactttatgagcattctggCTTAACATctcttgcattatacatgacttgggtgcattaagagttgcacggAAGAACcaagttatgggttccttgcaagtaaGCACGGAAGAACcaagttatgggttccttgcaagtaaATGATTTGTTTACAGTCAGttcatggacttaggcaatTCATTTGAGGTTTTAATACACCATCTCCTAATTGTAGGGATGGCTGGTCTTGGTCATTAGAATGGGGTTCCAAATGTGAGTGCACTAATATATATAGTTATACATTGaataggacctatggtgagttatgacataaggctattggataatcatgacttcaccaagctgATATGTTGTATTGTCATTTAACTTTGAGAGAATACTGAGCTTATGCCAAGTTAGTggtgactttgacctatgggtgaaatcctaaagtaatcatatattccctataaaTTGGATCACTATTTATGGAAGTTGGTAataataagtattctcaatagaggcaccata
Protein-coding regions in this window:
- the LOC100262389 gene encoding phosphatidate cytidylyltransferase 1, producing the protein MQKDQNMSVSPTPTARIRHRRRSNEVPSEFGKSNGSHLLVNDHNKYKSMWIRAYSSMWMIGGFIAIIYLGHLYIWAMVVVIQIFMARELFNLLRRAHEDKHLPGFRLLNWHFFFTAMLFVYGRILSQQLVNTMSTDKFFYKLVSGLLKYQMVICYFLYIAGFMWFILTLKKKMYKYQFGQYAWTHMILIVVFTQSSFIVGNIFEGIFWFLLPASLIVINDIAAYFFGFFFGKTPLIKLSPKKTWEGFIGGSVATVISAFVLANILGHFPWLTCPRKDLSTGWLRCDPDPLFKPEHYPLLEWVPQWFPWKEISVLPVQWHALCLGLFASIIAPFGGFFASGFKRAFKIKDFGDSIPGHGGITDRMDCQMVMAVFAYIYHQSFVVPQSYSVEMILNQILRNLTFEEQHALYMKLGQIFQERQLGLSSSSMSSYVM